A window of the Streptomyces albireticuli genome harbors these coding sequences:
- the bldC gene encoding developmental transcriptional regulator BldC: protein MTARTPDAEPLLTPAEVATMFRVDPKTVTRWAKAGKLTSIRTLGGHRRYREAEVRALLAGIPQQRSEA, encoded by the coding sequence ATGACCGCTCGCACCCCTGATGCCGAGCCGCTGCTGACCCCGGCTGAGGTTGCCACGATGTTCCGCGTGGACCCGAAGACGGTCACCCGCTGGGCCAAGGCAGGCAAGCTCACGTCCATCCGCACGCTCGGAGGACACCGCCGTTACCGCGAAGCGGAGGTCCGCGCCCTGCTGGCGGGCATTCCGCAGCAGCGCAGCGAGGCCTGA
- a CDS encoding DUF6227 family protein has protein sequence MENSRAGEGESGSGRTERERCQGRTGPAARPAHGRPAGERGDGITPAEHVRELLDRAQNGFEIGEPLLARLRTALMHQAELRSYRQRNDESRPLRCNTYRHVFLLADGSSLLLYELEHDTGPEEEFRYELYAREDALDRAESRVHERIGGGIGPGSETEELPAWLAEELLLAMGPTRPRREYVCDASPDHARRLLRRAENEDGPGEVVRELLQGALGHHIALITKPRRRGAGRDATWCRFYEHAFLLEGGGEVSLWELEHNMNTDGRLVCEVYLDEAEAEVAADRHARAQGVEL, from the coding sequence GTGGAGAACTCGCGAGCGGGTGAGGGCGAAAGCGGGAGCGGGCGCACGGAGCGCGAGCGGTGCCAGGGGCGCACCGGGCCCGCTGCCCGCCCGGCGCACGGCCGGCCCGCCGGGGAGCGCGGCGACGGCATCACCCCCGCCGAGCACGTGCGCGAGCTGCTGGACCGCGCGCAGAACGGCTTCGAGATCGGCGAACCGCTGCTCGCCCGGCTGCGGACCGCCCTGATGCACCAGGCCGAACTCCGCTCGTACCGCCAGCGCAACGACGAATCGCGCCCCCTGCGCTGCAACACCTACCGGCACGTCTTCCTGCTCGCCGACGGCAGCAGCCTGCTGCTGTACGAGCTGGAGCACGACACCGGCCCCGAGGAGGAGTTCCGCTACGAGCTCTACGCCCGGGAGGACGCCCTGGACCGCGCCGAGAGCAGGGTGCACGAGCGGATCGGCGGCGGCATCGGCCCCGGCAGCGAGACCGAGGAGCTGCCCGCGTGGCTGGCCGAGGAGCTGCTGCTCGCCATGGGCCCCACCCGGCCCCGCCGCGAGTACGTCTGCGACGCCTCGCCCGACCACGCCCGCCGCCTGCTGCGCCGCGCGGAGAACGAGGACGGCCCCGGCGAGGTGGTGCGCGAGCTGCTCCAGGGGGCGCTCGGCCACCACATCGCGCTGATCACCAAGCCCAGGCGCCGGGGCGCGGGCCGCGACGCGACCTGGTGCCGCTTCTACGAGCACGCGTTCCTGCTGGAGGGCGGGGGCGAGGTCAGCCTCTGGGAGCTGGAGCACAACATGAACACGGACGGCAGGCTCGTGTGCGAGGTCTATCTCGACGAGGCGGAGGCCGAGGTGGCGGCGGACCGGCACGCCCGCGCCCAGGGCGTGGAGCTGTAG
- a CDS encoding metallopeptidase family protein — protein sequence MLEMTREEFEELVAEALDRIPPELTRLMDNVAVFVEDEPPADDPELLGLYEGTPLTERGEWYAGVLPDRITIYRGPTLRMCEDREEVVHETEVTVVHEVAHHFGIDDERLHALGYG from the coding sequence GTGCTGGAGATGACGCGCGAGGAGTTCGAGGAACTGGTCGCCGAGGCCCTGGACCGGATCCCGCCGGAGCTGACGCGGCTGATGGACAACGTCGCGGTGTTCGTGGAGGACGAGCCCCCGGCGGACGACCCTGAGCTGCTCGGCCTCTACGAGGGGACGCCGCTGACCGAGCGCGGCGAGTGGTACGCCGGGGTGCTGCCGGACCGGATCACGATCTACCGGGGCCCGACGCTGCGGATGTGCGAGGACCGGGAAGAGGTCGTCCACGAGACGGAGGTGACGGTCGTTCACGAGGTCGCGCACCACTTCGGCATCGACGACGAGCGGCTGCACGCGCTCGGGTACGGCTGA
- a CDS encoding cold-shock protein — MATGTVKWFNSEKGFGFIEQDGGGPDVFAHYSNIASSGFRELLEGQKVSFDVTQGQKGLQAENIVPA; from the coding sequence ATGGCTACTGGCACCGTGAAGTGGTTCAACTCGGAAAAGGGCTTCGGCTTCATCGAGCAGGACGGCGGCGGCCCGGACGTCTTCGCCCACTACTCGAACATCGCCTCCTCCGGCTTCCGTGAGCTGCTCGAGGGCCAGAAGGTTTCCTTCGACGTCACGCAGGGCCAGAAGGGCCTTCAGGCCGAGAACATCGTCCCCGCCTGA
- a CDS encoding DUF6274 family protein: MTTTTRTTEPKRTESIRHETRALLRAHLSAASGYRHLTRHCAVCHRLLRLAQEAAGSHQEKVPDGTPVPGPGAAPATGPARDESPRTG; this comes from the coding sequence ATGACGACGACCACCCGCACGACCGAGCCGAAGCGGACCGAGAGCATCCGGCATGAGACGAGGGCGCTCCTGCGCGCCCACCTCTCGGCCGCCTCGGGCTACCGCCATCTGACCCGACACTGCGCGGTGTGCCACCGGCTGCTGCGGCTCGCCCAGGAGGCGGCGGGAAGTCATCAGGAGAAGGTCCCCGACGGGACCCCCGTGCCCGGACCCGGGGCCGCCCCCGCGACCGGGCCGGCCCGGGACGAAAGTCCCCGCACCGGGTGA
- the hrpA gene encoding ATP-dependent RNA helicase HrpA, translated as MSTQPASATFAGLAARLPELTPHDAQRLGRRLDGARRIRKPEARTAVLAEIATDVDTAELRVAARRAAVPEITYPEQLPVSQKKDEILAAIRDHQVVIVAGETGSGKTTQIPKICLELGRGVRGLIGHTQPRRIAARTVAERVAEEMRTPLGGAVGWKVRFTDQVGGDTLVKLMTDGILLAELQTDRELRQYDTIIIDEAHERSLNIDFILGYLAQLLPRRPDLKVVITSATIDPERFSRHFGDAPIIEVSGRTYPVEVRYRPLLEEDSEDSDRDQITAICDAVDELQREGDGDILVFLSGEREIRDTADALEKKFGRAGGAVAQTTEILPLYARLSHAEQHRVFQRHTGRRVVLATNVAETSLTVPGIRYVIDPGFARISRYSHRTKVQRLPIEAVSQASANQRKGRCGRTSDGICIRLYSEDDFLARPEFTDAEILRTNLASVILQMTAAGLGDIEKFPFIDPPDRRNIKDGVDLLVELGALDPQQKDPKKRLTQLGRKLAQLPVDPRLARMVLEADRNGCVREVMVIASALSIQDPRERPSEKQAQADQQHARFKDETSDFLAFLNLWRYVREQQKALSSSAFRRMCKSEFLNYLRIREWQDIYSQLRTVAKQMGVHLSEDDAPEDRVHQSLLSGLLSHIGLKDTEKNEYLGARSAKFAVFPGSALFRKQPRWVMSAELVETSRLWARVNAKVEPEWIEPLAQHLVKRNYSEPHWEQKQAAVMAYERVTLYGVPIVAQRKVNYGRIDPETSRELFIRNALVEGDWRTHHEFFHDNRKLLGEVEELEHRARRRDILVDDETLFDFYDQRLPDHVVSGAHFDSWWKHKRREEPELLNFEHSMLINENAEAVTKDDYPDSWRQGRLKFRVTYQFEPGADADGVTVHIPLQVLNQVSAEGFDWQIPGLREDLVTELIRSLPKPIRRNYVPAPNYAKAFLDRAVPLQEPLATTLTRELQRMVGVRMEPEDFDLAKVPDHLKITFRIVDERKRKIAEDKDLEALRLRLKPKTQAAITKAFEQASEAAGESGGPRGPEQRSGLTRWTIGTLPRTFETRRAGQPVKAYPALVDEGASVAVRLFDTEAEQRQAMWRGTRRLILLNLPSNPAKFAQDKLSNQQKLALSANPHGSIPALFDDCVAAAADKLIAARGGPAWDEESFRKLFDAVRADIVDATLDTIRKVQEVLAAWQSCERRLKSPPLSTSLPLVPSVADVREQLTELVGPGFVTAHGVRRLPDVLRYLVAVDRRLTQLPSNVDRDRARMAKVKEMRDEHAWLLEQFPKGRPVPQEALDIRWMIEELRVSYFAHALGTAHPVSDKRIVKAIDQLAP; from the coding sequence ATGTCTACGCAGCCTGCCTCCGCCACCTTCGCCGGCCTCGCCGCCCGCCTGCCCGAGCTGACGCCGCACGACGCGCAGCGGCTGGGCCGCCGGCTCGACGGTGCGCGCCGCATCCGCAAGCCAGAGGCCCGTACGGCCGTGCTGGCCGAGATCGCGACCGACGTCGACACCGCCGAGCTGCGCGTCGCGGCACGCCGGGCCGCCGTCCCCGAGATCACCTACCCAGAACAGCTGCCGGTCAGCCAGAAGAAGGACGAGATCCTCGCGGCGATCCGTGACCACCAGGTCGTGATCGTCGCGGGTGAGACCGGCTCCGGCAAGACCACCCAGATCCCCAAGATCTGCCTGGAGCTCGGCCGGGGCGTGCGGGGCCTGATCGGCCACACCCAGCCGCGCCGGATCGCGGCCCGCACGGTCGCGGAGCGGGTCGCCGAGGAGATGCGGACGCCGCTGGGCGGGGCGGTCGGCTGGAAGGTCCGCTTCACCGACCAGGTGGGCGGCGACACCCTCGTCAAGCTGATGACGGACGGCATCCTGCTCGCCGAGCTCCAGACCGACCGCGAGCTGCGCCAGTACGACACGATCATCATCGACGAGGCCCACGAGCGCAGCCTCAACATCGACTTCATCCTGGGCTACCTCGCCCAGCTGCTCCCCCGCCGCCCCGACCTCAAGGTCGTCATCACCTCGGCGACGATCGACCCGGAGCGCTTCTCCCGGCACTTCGGCGACGCCCCGATCATCGAGGTGAGCGGGCGGACGTATCCGGTCGAGGTGCGCTACCGGCCGCTGCTGGAGGAGGACTCCGAGGACTCCGACCGCGATCAGATCACCGCGATCTGCGACGCCGTGGACGAACTCCAGCGCGAGGGCGACGGCGACATACTCGTCTTCCTCTCCGGCGAGCGGGAGATCCGGGACACCGCGGACGCCCTGGAGAAGAAGTTCGGCCGCGCCGGCGGCGCCGTCGCGCAGACCACCGAGATCCTGCCGCTGTACGCCCGGCTGTCCCACGCCGAGCAGCACCGCGTCTTCCAGCGGCACACGGGCCGCCGTGTCGTCCTCGCGACGAACGTCGCGGAGACGTCCCTGACCGTGCCGGGCATCCGCTATGTGATCGACCCCGGCTTCGCCCGGATCTCCCGCTACAGCCACCGCACCAAGGTCCAGCGGCTGCCGATCGAGGCGGTCTCGCAGGCCAGCGCCAATCAGCGCAAGGGCCGCTGCGGCCGTACGAGCGACGGCATCTGCATCCGGCTGTACTCCGAGGACGATTTCCTCGCCCGGCCGGAATTCACGGACGCGGAGATCCTCCGGACGAATCTGGCGTCCGTCATCCTCCAGATGACCGCGGCCGGGCTCGGCGACATCGAGAAGTTCCCCTTCATCGACCCGCCGGACCGCCGCAACATCAAGGACGGCGTCGACCTGCTGGTCGAGCTGGGGGCGCTGGACCCGCAGCAGAAGGACCCGAAAAAGCGGCTCACTCAGCTGGGCCGCAAGCTCGCCCAGCTGCCGGTGGACCCCCGGCTGGCCCGTATGGTCCTGGAGGCCGACCGGAACGGCTGTGTCCGCGAGGTGATGGTGATCGCCTCCGCGCTCTCCATCCAGGACCCGCGCGAGCGGCCCTCGGAGAAGCAGGCGCAAGCCGATCAGCAGCACGCCCGGTTCAAGGACGAGACGAGCGATTTCCTCGCCTTCCTCAACCTCTGGCGCTATGTGCGCGAGCAGCAGAAGGCGCTGTCGTCGTCGGCCTTCCGGCGCATGTGCAAGTCGGAGTTCCTGAACTATCTGCGGATACGCGAGTGGCAGGACATCTACTCCCAGCTGCGTACGGTCGCCAAGCAGATGGGCGTCCACCTCTCGGAGGACGACGCCCCCGAGGACCGGGTGCACCAGTCGCTGCTGTCCGGCCTGCTCTCGCACATCGGCCTGAAGGACACCGAGAAGAACGAGTATCTCGGTGCCCGCAGCGCGAAATTCGCGGTCTTCCCCGGTTCGGCGCTGTTCCGCAAGCAGCCGCGCTGGGTGATGTCGGCGGAGCTGGTGGAGACGTCGCGGCTGTGGGCGCGGGTCAACGCCAAGGTCGAGCCGGAGTGGATCGAGCCGCTCGCCCAGCACCTGGTGAAGCGCAATTACAGCGAGCCGCACTGGGAGCAGAAGCAGGCGGCCGTGATGGCGTACGAGCGGGTGACGCTCTACGGCGTACCGATCGTGGCCCAGCGGAAGGTCAATTACGGGCGGATCGACCCGGAGACCAGCCGTGAGCTGTTCATCCGCAACGCCCTGGTCGAGGGCGACTGGCGGACGCACCACGAGTTCTTCCACGACAACCGCAAGCTGCTCGGCGAGGTGGAGGAGCTGGAGCACCGGGCCCGCCGCCGCGACATCCTGGTGGACGACGAGACGCTCTTCGACTTCTACGACCAGCGGCTGCCGGACCATGTGGTGTCGGGGGCGCACTTCGACTCGTGGTGGAAGCACAAGCGGCGGGAAGAGCCGGAGCTGCTCAATTTCGAGCACTCCATGCTCATCAACGAGAACGCCGAGGCGGTCACCAAGGACGACTACCCGGATTCCTGGCGGCAGGGCCGGCTGAAGTTCCGGGTGACGTATCAGTTCGAGCCGGGCGCGGACGCGGACGGCGTGACCGTCCACATCCCGCTCCAGGTGCTCAACCAGGTCTCCGCCGAGGGCTTCGACTGGCAGATCCCGGGGCTGCGCGAGGACCTGGTGACGGAGCTGATCCGCTCGCTGCCCAAGCCGATCCGCCGGAACTACGTCCCGGCGCCGAACTACGCCAAGGCGTTCCTGGACCGGGCCGTGCCGCTCCAGGAGCCGCTCGCCACCACGCTGACCCGTGAGCTCCAGCGGATGGTGGGCGTCCGGATGGAGCCGGAGGACTTCGACCTCGCCAAGGTCCCCGACCACCTGAAGATCACTTTCCGGATCGTCGACGAGCGCAAGCGGAAGATCGCCGAGGACAAGGACCTGGAGGCGCTGCGGCTGCGGCTCAAACCGAAGACGCAGGCCGCGATCACCAAGGCCTTCGAGCAGGCGTCGGAGGCCGCGGGCGAGAGCGGCGGCCCGCGCGGCCCGGAGCAGCGCTCGGGGCTCACCCGGTGGACCATCGGGACGCTGCCGCGCACCTTCGAGACCCGGCGGGCGGGGCAGCCCGTCAAGGCGTACCCGGCGCTGGTGGACGAGGGCGCCTCGGTGGCCGTGCGGCTCTTCGACACCGAGGCGGAGCAGCGGCAGGCGATGTGGCGGGGCACCCGCCGCCTCATCCTGCTCAACCTCCCCTCCAACCCCGCGAAATTCGCCCAGGACAAGCTCAGCAATCAGCAGAAGCTCGCCCTGTCGGCGAATCCGCACGGCTCCATCCCGGCGCTCTTCGACGACTGCGTCGCGGCCGCGGCCGACAAGCTGATCGCGGCGCGCGGCGGCCCGGCGTGGGACGAGGAGTCCTTCCGCAAGCTGTTCGACGCCGTGCGGGCCGACATCGTCGACGCGACGCTGGACACCATCCGCAAGGTGCAGGAGGTGCTGGCCGCCTGGCAGTCGTGCGAGCGCCGGCTGAAGAGTCCGCCGCTGTCCACGTCGCTGCCGCTGGTGCCGTCCGTCGCGGACGTCCGGGAGCAGCTGACCGAGCTCGTCGGCCCGGGGTTCGTCACCGCGCACGGCGTCCGCAGGCTGCCGGACGTGCTGCGCTATCTGGTGGCCGTCGACCGGCGGCTGACGCAGCTGCCGTCCAACGTGGACCGCGACCGGGCCCGGATGGCGAAGGTCAAGGAGATGCGGGACGAGCACGCCTGGCTGCTGGAGCAGTTCCCCAAGGGGCGTCCGGTGCCCCAGGAGGCCCTGGACATCCGCTGGATGATCGAGGAGCTGCGGGTCAGCTACTTCGCGCACGCCCTCGGCACGGCGCACCCGGTGTCGGACAAGCGGATCGTGAAGGCGATCGACCAGCTGGCCCCGTAG
- a CDS encoding DEAD/DEAH box helicase, translating to MSISTENTVMPEGDEIVVTEAVETVDAVDALDTDAPQAAEAVAEEAAEPAEPTITFGDLGLDDAIVRKLAQNGVTTPFPIQAATIPDALAGKDILGRGRTGSGKTLSFGLPLLSTLAGGHTEKKRPRGLILTPTRELAMQVADALQPYGDVLGLKMKVVCGGTSMGNQIYALERGVDILVATPGRLRDILNRGAAQLDKVQVAVLDEADQMADMGFLPEVTEILDQVPAGGQRLLFSATLENEIDTLVKRYLVNPITHEVDPSAGAVTTMTHHVLVVKPKDKAPVTAAIAARKGRTIIFVRTQLGADRVAEQLLDAGVKADALHGGMTQGARSRVLEDFKAGYVNCLVATDVAARGIHVDGIDLVLNVDPAGDHKDYLHRSGRTARAGQSGTVVSLALPHQRKQIFRLMEDAGVDASRHIVGGSGAFDEEVAKITGARSLTEVQADSAANAAKQAERDLQELTRQLERAQRRATELREEADRLTARAARERGEDPEAAVAAAAEAAANEAEAEKAAAAAAVPAQAAPAYERRDERGNFDRRDDRSGGFRRDDRRDDRSSGGFRRDDRPSGGFRRDERRDDRPSGGFRRDDRRDDRSSGGFRRDDRPSGGFRRDDRPAGGGFRRDDRPSGGFRRDERRDDRPAGGGFRRDDRPSGGFRRDERRDDRPAGGGFRRDDRPSGGFRRDDRPSGGFRSGGSDRPFNRDRRDDRPSGGHRTGGGDRPYGRRDDHRGGTGTGSFGRRDDKPRWKRNG from the coding sequence ATGTCTATTTCCACTGAGAACACCGTCATGCCCGAGGGCGACGAGATCGTCGTCACCGAGGCTGTCGAGACCGTCGACGCCGTTGACGCCCTCGACACCGACGCCCCCCAGGCCGCCGAGGCCGTCGCCGAAGAGGCCGCCGAGCCCGCCGAGCCGACGATCACCTTCGGTGACCTCGGTCTGGACGACGCGATCGTCCGCAAGCTCGCGCAGAACGGTGTCACCACCCCGTTCCCGATCCAGGCCGCGACCATCCCGGACGCCCTGGCCGGCAAGGACATCCTCGGCCGTGGCCGCACGGGCTCCGGCAAGACGCTCTCCTTCGGCCTCCCGCTGCTGTCCACGCTGGCCGGCGGCCACACCGAGAAGAAGCGCCCCCGCGGCCTGATCCTCACCCCGACCCGCGAGCTCGCGATGCAGGTCGCCGACGCCCTCCAGCCTTACGGCGACGTCCTCGGCCTGAAGATGAAGGTCGTCTGCGGCGGTACGTCCATGGGCAACCAGATCTACGCCCTGGAGCGCGGCGTCGACATCCTCGTCGCCACCCCGGGCCGTCTGCGCGACATCCTCAACCGCGGTGCCGCCCAGCTCGACAAGGTCCAGGTCGCCGTCCTCGACGAGGCCGACCAGATGGCCGACATGGGCTTCCTGCCCGAGGTCACCGAGATCCTCGACCAGGTGCCGGCCGGCGGCCAGCGCCTGCTGTTCTCCGCCACCCTGGAGAACGAGATCGACACCCTGGTCAAGCGCTACCTGGTCAACCCGATCACGCACGAGGTCGACCCCTCCGCCGGCGCCGTCACCACGATGACCCACCACGTCCTCGTCGTGAAGCCGAAGGACAAGGCGCCGGTCACCGCCGCCATCGCCGCCCGTAAGGGCCGCACCATCATCTTCGTCCGCACCCAGCTGGGTGCCGACCGCGTCGCCGAGCAGCTGCTCGACGCCGGCGTGAAGGCCGACGCCCTGCACGGCGGTATGACCCAGGGCGCCCGCAGCCGGGTCCTCGAGGACTTCAAGGCCGGCTACGTGAACTGCCTGGTCGCCACCGACGTCGCCGCCCGCGGCATCCACGTCGACGGCATCGACCTGGTCCTGAACGTCGACCCCGCCGGTGACCACAAGGACTACCTGCACCGCTCCGGCCGTACGGCCCGCGCCGGCCAGTCCGGCACGGTCGTCTCCCTGGCCCTGCCGCACCAGCGCAAGCAGATCTTCCGCCTGATGGAGGACGCGGGCGTCGACGCCTCGCGCCACATCGTCGGCGGCTCCGGCGCCTTCGACGAGGAGGTCGCCAAGATCACCGGCGCCCGCTCCCTCACCGAGGTCCAGGCCGACTCCGCGGCCAACGCCGCCAAGCAGGCCGAGCGCGACCTCCAGGAGCTCACCCGTCAGCTCGAGCGCGCCCAGCGCCGTGCGACCGAGCTCCGCGAGGAGGCCGACCGCCTGACCGCGCGCGCCGCCCGTGAGCGCGGTGAGGACCCGGAGGCCGCCGTGGCCGCCGCGGCCGAGGCCGCCGCCAACGAGGCCGAGGCCGAGAAGGCCGCTGCCGCCGCCGCTGTGCCGGCCCAGGCCGCCCCGGCCTACGAGCGCCGTGACGAGCGTGGCAACTTCGACCGCCGCGACGACCGCTCGGGTGGCTTCCGCCGTGACGACCGCCGTGACGACCGCTCCTCCGGTGGCTTCCGTCGCGACGACCGCCCGTCCGGTGGTTTCCGCCGTGACGAGCGTCGTGACGACCGTCCCTCGGGTGGCTTCCGTCGCGACGACCGTCGTGACGACCGCTCCTCGGGTGGCTTCCGTCGCGACGACCGCCCGTCCGGTGGTTTCCGTCGTGACGACCGTCCGGCCGGTGGCGGCTTCCGCCGTGACGACCGCCCGTCCGGTGGTTTCCGTCGCGACGAGCGTCGTGACGACCGTCCGGCCGGTGGCGGCTTCCGCCGTGACGACCGCCCCTCGGGTGGTTTCCGTCGCGACGAGCGCCGCGATGACCGTCCGGCCGGTGGCGGCTTCCGCCGTGACGACCGCCCGTCCGGTGGCTTCCGCCGTGACGACCGTCCCTCCGGTGGCTTCCGCTCCGGTGGCAGCGACCGCCCGTTCAACCGCGACCGCCGCGACGACCGCCCCTCCGGCGGCCACCGCACCGGCGGCGGCGACCGCCCGTACGGCCGTCGTGACGACCACCGCGGCGGCACCGGCACCGGCTCCTTCGGTCGCCGTGACGACAAGCCGCGCTGGAAGCGCAACGGCTGA
- a CDS encoding DEAD/DEAH box helicase: MTRSARPARPSDGGGSPRSRAGQPSRGGQSGRGGQSARRRPAAAPLQGDFETPVSTTPALPPVASFADLDMPNGLLATLTREGVTEPFPIQAATLPNSLSGRDVLGRGRTGSGKTLAFGLALLARTAGRRAESGRPLALVLVPTRELAQQVTDSLSVYATAVNLRIATVVGGMSIGRQAQSLARGAEVLVATPGRLADLIQRGDCKLGDVAITVLDEADQMADMGFLPQVTKLLDQVDPDGQRMLFSATLDRNVDRLVRRFLSDPVTHSVDASVGAVSTMDHHLFHLTDQDKKDAVTRIAAREGRVIMFVDTKRGADRLVKKLLSEGVRAAALHGGKSQPQRNRTLELFRTDQVTALVATNVAARGIHIDGLDLVVNIDPPTDHKDYLHRGGRTARAGESGTVVTLVLPEQRREMSRMMVTAKITPNVINTHPRDPELVRITGAREPSGVAVVIAPPAPAQPQGSGKSSSRSRSRGSGSGAAGGSAASAGTGSRGSRGGRGRTRTAESGASGGSGGGGFRGLAAGGNGNGSRRSSASRPGTAAGRPRRSGGGAGGGARRPS, encoded by the coding sequence ATGACTCGCTCCGCCCGCCCCGCCCGTCCCTCCGACGGCGGCGGTTCCCCCCGCTCCCGCGCCGGCCAGCCGTCCCGTGGCGGCCAGTCCGGCCGTGGCGGCCAGTCCGCGCGCCGCCGCCCGGCCGCGGCTCCGCTCCAGGGGGACTTCGAGACGCCCGTCTCCACCACGCCGGCGCTGCCGCCCGTGGCCTCCTTCGCCGACCTGGACATGCCGAACGGCCTGCTCGCCACGCTGACCCGCGAGGGCGTCACCGAGCCGTTCCCGATCCAGGCCGCGACGCTGCCGAACTCCCTCAGCGGCCGTGACGTCCTCGGCCGCGGCCGCACCGGCTCCGGCAAGACCCTCGCCTTCGGCCTCGCGCTGCTGGCCCGTACGGCCGGCCGCCGCGCCGAGTCCGGGCGTCCGCTTGCCCTGGTGCTCGTGCCCACCCGTGAGCTGGCGCAGCAGGTCACCGACTCGCTCAGCGTCTACGCGACCGCCGTCAACCTGCGGATCGCCACGGTCGTCGGCGGCATGTCCATCGGCCGGCAGGCCCAGTCGCTGGCGCGCGGCGCCGAGGTGCTGGTCGCCACCCCCGGCCGGCTCGCGGACCTGATCCAGCGCGGCGACTGCAAGCTCGGGGACGTGGCGATCACGGTCCTGGACGAGGCCGACCAGATGGCCGACATGGGCTTCCTGCCGCAGGTCACCAAGCTGCTCGACCAGGTGGACCCGGACGGGCAGCGGATGCTGTTCTCCGCCACCCTGGACCGCAACGTCGACCGGCTCGTGCGCCGCTTCCTGTCGGACCCGGTGACCCACTCCGTCGACGCGTCCGTGGGCGCGGTCTCCACGATGGACCACCACCTGTTCCACCTCACGGACCAGGACAAGAAGGACGCCGTCACGCGCATCGCCGCCCGCGAGGGCCGCGTGATCATGTTCGTGGACACCAAGCGCGGCGCCGACCGGCTGGTGAAGAAGCTGCTGTCCGAGGGTGTACGGGCGGCCGCGCTGCACGGCGGCAAGAGCCAGCCGCAGCGCAACCGCACCCTGGAGCTGTTCCGCACCGACCAGGTCACCGCCCTGGTCGCGACGAACGTCGCCGCGCGCGGCATCCACATCGACGGCCTCGACCTGGTCGTGAACATCGACCCGCCGACGGACCACAAGGACTACCTGCACCGCGGCGGCCGCACGGCGCGCGCGGGCGAGTCCGGCACGGTCGTCACGCTGGTGCTGCCCGAGCAGCGGCGCGAGATGAGCCGCATGATGGTCACGGCGAAGATCACCCCGAACGTCATCAACACCCACCCGCGCGACCCGGAGCTTGTCCGGATCACCGGTGCCCGTGAGCCCAGTGGTGTCGCGGTGGTCATCGCGCCGCCGGCCCCGGCCCAGCCGCAGGGCTCCGGCAAGTCCTCGTCCCGTTCGCGTTCGCGCGGCTCCGGCTCGGGCGCGGCGGGCGGTTCCGCCGCCTCCGCCGGGACCGGTTCGCGCGGCAGCCGGGGCGGTCGCGGGCGTACGCGTACGGCGGAGTCGGGCGCTTCCGGTGGTTCCGGTGGCGGCGGCTTCCGTGGCC